The nucleotide sequence GCATTTATCTTCGTATTGAAGGGGATGCACAAGGAAGCATGTTTTTCATTTTGCCGATTGAGCAGGCAAACCGATTTATTCGAAGTCTCATTCATGATGAATCTTTTGATTTTCACACACCGCCATATTCGGAAATTGGCTTATCGGCAATGCAGGAAATGGGCAATATTTTATCCGGCTCTTATTTATCCGCTTTATCCGACTTTACAGGTCTTAAAATCTATCCGACGGTACCTGGATTAAGTGTCGATATGTTTGGCGCAATTATTAGTATCGGACTTATTGAACTATCACAAGTTAGCGATACAGTCATCGTCATTAACACGTCCATATATGAAGAAGTCATGTCTGATGATGATGCAGTAAAGGGGCAGTTCTTCCTGTTACCTGAACCTGATTCATTTGAAGCGATTTTTAAAGCATTAGGAGTGCCTACGACATGATAGTTACACATTCAAGCGAAGTGATTAAAGTAGGTATTGCGCAAATGGATATCGTAAAAGTTCCTAAAACAATCCGTACGTCGGGTTTAGGTTCTTGTGTTGGTGCAGTCATTTACGACGATTCCAAAAAAGTTGCCGGTATGGTCCATGTCATGCTGCCGGATTCTAGTTTAAATCGGACGGCAACAATGAATGCCGCAAAATTTGCCGATACAGGAATTGCTGCTTTAGTTGATCTTTTAAAACAAGAAGGAGCACAACGCTTTAAGCTGAAGGCGAAAATTGCGGGCGGGGCGCAAATGTTCCAATTTACAGCAGATAAAGATTCCATGAGAATTGGGCCCAGAAATGTGGAAGCTGTAAAAGCGCAGTTAAAAGAACTGGGTATACCGCTTATTGCTGAAGATACTGGCGGCAACAGCGGTCGGACTATCGAGTTTAACCCTGAAACATGCATGCTTCAAGTACGGACCGTCAATAAAGGAGTGAGTGAAATTTAATGTTTGGTTCAATATTTTATAATTTTTGGGCAGCACTACTTTCATTCGCTGTTTATTTTATCGCTGCAATTCAAAATCCTTATGCGATGCCGCTGCCGACGATCGGCATAGCTTTGGTCATTGCTGTCATTGCATTTGGTTTAATGTTTCTTATCCGTTACTTCCTTGGATATGTATTTTATACACCGGAAGCACCTGTTTTGTCACAATCCGAAGAGGAACTTCCTGTAGTGGCGGAAAAGACGGATAAAACAAAGACTGTACCGCAAGGCGATCATACAACAATGGAAGTTGAAGATGAGAATACGGAAGAAATTGCGCAAGTCGTTCGTTCGATGCTTCAAAGCGATGAATCCCTTACACGGTAAAAGAGTCGTATATCCGGCTCTTTTTTATTTAGCAGAATATAAGGAAATACTGTGTCGAAATGCTGGATTAAATGTATATTAAAAGGCTTTTTGGTATAATAAACACAAATAATGTTACTTTTCTAATAAAGGGGTGGGTATGTTTGACAGAACAAAGGCATAGAGACGAACAATCATTATGGGTTCGTTGGACAAAGAACCGTGATCCCGAAGCAGGCGATTTATTAATAAAAAAGTTTAAACCACTCGTATCGTATCATGTACAGCGTATTGCTGTAGGGCTTCCGAAAAATATTTCCAGAGACGACCTGATGAGTCTTGGGATGATGGGGCTGTTTGATGCGTTAAATAAATTTGATATAAACCGAGATTTAAAATTTGATACGTATGCTTCATTCCGTGTGCGTGGCGCTATTCTTGATGGTTTACGTAAAGAGGACTGGCTCCCGAGATCGGCGCGTGAAAAAGCAAAGAAGCTGGAATCGCAAATCGAATCACTTGAGCAAAAGCTGATGCGCCATGCGACACCGGAAGAAGTTGCGGCACATATGAATTTGCCGGTCGAAGAAGTGTACCAAACTTTCCAGGAGCATTTTTTCTCGAATGTGCTGTCCATCAATGAACAGCTGGATCAGGAAGAATCGGAAGGCAAGTCCTTTGTTATCCGTGATGACAATACGAAAACACCCGAGCAGCAAACCGTTCATGTAGAGCTATTAGGCGATCTGGCTGAAAATATTAAAAAGCTGAATGAAAAAGAACAGCTTGTCATCAGTTTATTTTACTCGGAAGAATTAACATTAACAGAAATCGGCGAAATACTGGAACTGTCGACATCAAGAATTTCGCAAATCCACTCTAAAGCATTGTTTAAATTACGTAAATTATTGTCTTCGGAAATGATCAATACGTAAGGAGGCGGCGTTATGAGCTTAAAGGGACTGGAATTGCAGATTGCGATTCCAAAAACATTTGAGGCAGGCAAAATTGCGGATCAGCGTCAACAAAATACAATCCTGCAGCAAATGCATGCAAACGAAGCATTGAACAGGGAACTGGAACGCAAACAATTATCCGTCAATGAAACAGAGCATCTGAACGCAGTCAATGATAAGGATCAGGAAAAAGCTTCCCAAAACGGGGAAGAGCCAATGCAGGAACACAAGAAAAATAAGGAACAGCTAGATCAGAAAGTGCAGCACCCGTTTAAAGGGAATCTTTTTGATTTTAGTGGCTAGGAGCAGTCATCTATGATCGCAGTTATAATTACCTTATTTCTTATCCAGATGATTACGATTTTTGTAATTGTTCTTTTATATAGTAAGCTTTCTAAGTTTCAGAATTTAGAAAAGCGCCAAAATGAACTGATTAATGAAATGGACAATGCGATTAGTGTATATTTAATGGAGATGAAAGAAGAGAACGACCGGTTAATCAGTGAACTGAAAAAACCGAATGTTGCTCAAAAGACGGCAACATCCCGTAAAGAGGAGCCTTCGCTGACCTTAAAAGAGCAGCCGGTAAAAGAACAGGAAATGGAACCGCGCAAATTCGTACCGGTCAAGCAAGCAGCAAGTGCCTATCAAAAGCAAAAAACACAGCAGCATGCCGAAGAAAAAAACGATGAAGCAATCGTAAAAGCGGAACCACTTTCTGATGTAAATGATGTCCAGGAACAAAAAATGACGTTTGAGCAGCAAGTAATCCATCATTACCGCAATGGAAAAACAATTGAAGAAATTGCAAAAATGATGGAACGCGGGAAAACAGAAATAGAATTACTCGTAAAGTTTCATGCGTAAAGTAGTTGCACTTGAAAGTCTATTATGATATATTTACAAACGGTGTTAACAATACACACGTATTTTGATGTAGTAAGTGGTGCTCGTAAGTCTACGGGTAGCTTGTTGCAGATGAAAAATACGGAGGAAAAAAACCAAACATATTAGGAGGAAACACTCATGTCAGTAATTTCAATGAAACAATTACTAGAAGCTGGTGTACATTTCGGTCACCAAACTCGCCGTTGGAACCCAAAAATGAAGAAATATATCTTCGTAGAGCGTAACGGTATCTACATTATCGATTTACAAAAAACAGTTAAAAAATTAGAAGAAGCATACGATTTTATGCGTCAAGTTGGTCAAGACGGTGGTAAAGTTTTATTCGTAGGTACGAAAAAACAAGCACAAGAAGCGATCAAAGAAGAAGCTGAACGTTCTGGTAACTACTACATCAACCAACGTTGGTTAGGTGGTACTTTAACAAACTTCGGTACTATTCAAAAACGTGTACAACGTATGAAAGATATCGAAAAAATGGAAGAAGACGGTACTTTCGCTGTACTTCCTAAAAAAGAAGTAATCCAACTTAAAAAAGAGCACGAGCGCTTAGTTAAATTCTTAGGCGGTATCCGTGATATGAAAGCTATTCCGGACGTAATGTTCGTTGTAGACCCTCGTAAAGAGCGTATCGCAGTTGCAGAAGCAATCAAATTAAACATCCCTCTAGTTGGTATCGTAGACACTAACTGTGATCCAGATGAAATTGATTACGTAATCCCTGCAAACGACGATGCTATCCGCGCGGTTAAATTATTAACTGCTAAAATGGCTGACGCTTTATTAGAAGCTAAACAAGGTGAAGAAGAAGCTCCTGCAGTAGAAGAAGCTACAGCTGAGTAATTCACTGTTAGAAAAGGTGATAAGTGGATGAACCCCTTATCACCTTTTTTTGAGAAATGAATTTGAAGATGTATGAATCGTTGAAAAATAGCGGTTTATCGCTTAAAGTATGAAATAGTGTAAATAAATTTTTCATTATATTTAGGAGGAAACTCAACATGGCAAACATTACTGCACAATTAGTAAAAGAATTACGCGAAAAAACAGGCGCAGGTATGATGGACTGTAAAAAAGCATTAGTATCAACAGAAGGTGACATCGATGCTGCAATCGATTTCCTACGTGAAAAAGGTTTAGCTGCTGCTGGCAAAAAAGCTGACCGTATCGCTGCTGAAGGTACAACTTACATTTTAGAAAACGGTAATGAAGCGATTCTTTTAGAAGTAAACGCTGAAACAGACTTCGTTGCGAAAAACGACAAGTTCCAAATTTTAGTTTCTTCTTTAGCAGAGCAATTATTATCTGCTAAACCAGAATCAGTAGAAGCTGCTTTAGAATTAGAAAAAGACGGCGTGAAAATCGCTGACCAAATTTCTACAGCTACAGCTACAATCGGTGAAAAAATCTCATTACGTCGTTTCGAAATCAAAACAAAAACTGATGCAGATGCATTCGGTTCTTACTTACACATGGGCGGACGTATTGGTGTATTAGTAGTTCTTGAAGGTTCTACTGACGCTGCTGCTGCAAAAGATATCGCTATGCATATCGCTGCAATCAACCCAACTTACATTTCTCGTGACGAAGTTTCTGCTGACGAAGTTGAACGTGAGCGCAAAGTATTAACTGAGCAAGCGTTAAACGAAGGTAAACCAGAAAACATCGTAGCGAAAATGGTAGAAGGCCGTCTTGGTAAATACTTCGAAGACGTATGCTTATTAGACCAAGCTTTCGTTAAGAACTCAGATCAAAAAGTACGCGACTTCGTAAACTCATTAAATGCTACTGTAACAAGCTTCACTCGTTATGCTGTTGGTGAAGGTATCGAGAAGCGTGAAGATAACTTCGCTGAAGAAGTAATGAGCCAAGTTAAAGGTAACTAATTAAATTACAACTTAAATTAACATTAATTTAAGCAAACAGTAGGGAGCACCATTTGCGTGTTCCCTATTTTTAAAGAAATCTATTTTTGAATGAAGCGAAGTACGATACATAAAAACACAATCGTATTTCCTTTTAAATAAATGAGTAACGGAGGTCTACTATGGGTGTGTCAGAGTACAAACGAGTAGTTATTAAACTTAGCGGGGAAGCATTAGCTGGAGAATTAGGCTTCGGTTTCTCACCGGATGTTATTAAATCGATCGCTGCAGAAATTAAAGAAGTAATCGACTTAGGTGTAGAGGTCGCATTAGTTGTCGGCGGAGGCAACATTTGGCGCGGAAAAATCGGCGCTGAAATGGGAATGGAACGTGCCAATGCAGATTATATGGGTATGTTAGGAACAGTGATGAATGCACTTGCATTACAAGACTCACTGGAAAATCTGGGTGTTCCTACACGTGTTCAATCATCGATCGTTATGACACAAGTGGCAGAGCCATATATTCGACGTAAAGCAGTTCGTCATTTGGAAAAAGCACGTGTCGTAATCTTTGCTGCGGGAACAGGTAACCCATACTTCTCGACGGATACGACAGCAGCTTTACGTGCCGCAGAAATTAATGCAGATGCAATTTTAATGGCGAAAAATAATGTGGATGGCGTTTATTCGGCAGATCCAAAATTAGATTCTGAAGCAGTTAAGTATGACACACTTACGTATTTAGACGTTATTCAACAAGGTTTACAAGTAATGGATTCTACAGCTTCGACATTATGTATGGATAATGATATTAAGCTTGTCGTTTTCAACTTATCAGAACCAGGTAATATTAAACGTGCCGCATTAGGCGAAAAAATTGGAACAGTTGTTAGGAGAGATGCGTAATGACACAACAAGTATTAAATCAAGCAAAAGAAAAAATGACAAAATCAATTAATGCTTTCTCACGTGAATTAGCTTCAATTCGTGCAGGTGTAGCAAATGCTTCACTATTGGATCGTATTACGGTGGACTACTACGGTTCTCCAACGCCGATCAACCAAATGGCAGGTATTTCAGTACCGGAAGCACGCCTTTTAGTTATCCAGCCTTATGATAAATCAATCTTAGGCGAAATCGAAAAAGCAATTATGCGTTCAGATATCGGCATCACACCGACAAATGACGGAAATGTCATTCGTTTAGCTGTACCGGCATTAACTGAAGAGCGCCGTAAAGAATTAGTAAAACAGGTGAAAAAAGAATCAGAAGACGCAAAAGTAGCTGTACGTAACGTGCGCCGTGATGCAAACGATGACCTGAAAAAATTAGAAAAGAACGGTGAAATCACAGAAGACGAATTACGCGGCTTCAACGATGACATCCAAAAACTAACTGACAGCTCAATCGTTAAAATCGAGGAGTTAGTGAAAGAAAAAGAAAAAGAAATTTTAACAGTTTAATTTTAAGGATATTTTATGAAACGGGTCGATTGGAATGAAGGGGAGGCGACTCCAGCGGGAACAGCACGAGCGAGAGACTACAGGCTCGAGCCGTGCCCGCGGAAAGCGTCCGACCCGCAATGGATATCAACACGGAAGTTAATAAGATAATACTTGATTTTTTATAATTTTGTTTCGCGCTGGTGGATCACATTAGCGCGAAATCTTTTTCTGACGATGTATGAACTTTACATGGATTAAAACGTCCTGCTAATAAGGACGTTTTTTTTACAATAATAGATAAATTTTAAATTTGTTAGGGAAATATAGCTGTAGCAAAAAAACATGCACATGAACCCGTTCCCCCTAATTGAAAGTATAAATTGTGGAAAAAATACATATGAAAGATTAAAAGAAGCACAATTATTCTTTAAGATACTAAAGAAGTTCATTATATAAAAAGGACAGGCTATCCCTTTTTTGATATGATAAAAAGGGAAGCAGTCCGATCTGTGCAGTTGGGGGTATTAACTATGTTTAAAAAACTTTTTGGGAAAAATACAAATAAAGAACAGTCATTCGGTAGTGAAAATGTGGACTTAGTTAAGGGAGAGGATATCCCTACCCATATTGCAATTATTATGGACGGAAATGGACGTTGGGCGAAAAAGCGTTCAATGCCACGAGTTGCAGGGCATCATGAAGGAATGAAAAACGTTCGAAAAATAACACGTTGCGCTTGTGATTTAGGAGTAGAAGTATTGACGCTCTATGCGTTTTCAACGGAAAACTGGAAGCGTCCTAAATCAGAAGTAGAATTTTTAATGCGTTTACCAGAGCAATTTTTAAATTCCTTTTTACCGGAGCTGATGGAGCGAAATATTAAAGTAGAAATGATTGGTGTGATGGATTCATTGCCAGACTATACACAATCTGCTTTAAGAAAGGCGATGGAAGCGACTGCAGGGAATACAGGATTAGTATTAAACTTTGCGATGAATTACGGTGGGCGTGCTGAAATTGTAATGGCGATGCAACAGCTTCTGAAAGAGGTAGAAGCAGGAAATCTTACAATTGATGAATTAAATGAACAACATATTTCCCAGTATGTAATGACGGCTCATTTACCTGAACCCGATTTATTAATTCGTACGAGTGGTGAAGTGCGCATAAGTAACTTTATGCTATGGCAGCTTGCCTATACGGAATTTTGGTTCACTGATACGCATTGGCCAGATTTTGATGAAGCATGTTTAAAAGAGGCAATCTCTGTGTATCAAAACCGTAACCGCCGTTATGGAGGGCTGAAAGGAGAAGGAACAAATTGAAACAACGCATCATTACCGGAGTAATTGCTGCAGCATTATTTATTCCATTCGTAATTTATGGAGGAACACCATTTGCGATTTTAATGAGTATCATCGCAATCATTGGTTTCTATGAATTGCTGAAAATGAAAGGAATTTCAATTGCATCTGTTCCAGGTATTATTGGTACACTTGCATTATTAGTATTGGTTGTACCAAATGATTGGTCACTGAATATCGCTGAGTTTTTTCAATATGATTCAATATTGATGATCGTGTACGGAATCGCGATACTGTTATTGATTTATATTGTACTTGTAAAAAATAAAATGACGTTTGATGAAATTGGTTTTATATTGTTAGGGGCACTTTATGTTGGGCTTGGATTCCATTATTTTATCGAAACACGTTTTATCGGACTGGAATATGTCGTCTTTGTATTGTTAGTCGTATGGACTACAGATTCCGGTGCCTATTTTGTAGGACGTAAATTAGGGAAAAATAAATTATGGCCGGAAATTTCGCCGAAGAAAACAGTGGAAGGCTTTGTTGGCGGGATTGTTATTGCAGTTATTTTCGCAATTGCCATGCAGCTCATCTATCCTTTTGCATCAAGCTGGCTGCAATTAATCGTTGTGACAATAATTGCATCGATCATTGGACAAATGGGTGATTTAGTCGAATCGGCTATTAAACGTCATTATGGTGTAAAAGATTCAGGCAATATTCTTCCGGGACACGGCGGCATATTGGACCGTTTTGACAGTTTATTATTTGTCGTACCATTACTGCATTTTTTACATTTCTTTTCCTAGGACATAGAAGGGACGTATCATTGTGAAAAAAATTAGTTTATTAGGTGCAACAGGTTCCATCGGATGGCAAACCTTTGATATTTTACTTGCGAATCCGAATGAATTTAAGCTTGTTGCATTTTCAGCCGGACAAAATATTGAAAAGTCCCGCGAAATTATAAAAAAACTTCAACCAGAATTAGTTTCAATGCAAACAGAGGAAGCGGCAGGCGCTTTACAAAAAGAATTCCCGCATGTTTCCTTTACATATGGCGAAAAGGGATTGGTCGATGTAGCGACACATCCGGATTCGACAGTGCTTATCAATGCAGTATTAGGCAGCGTTGGACTGGAGTCGACACTTGCTGCGATCCGTATGGGAAAAACGATTGCCATTGCTAACAAAGAAACACTTGTAACAGCAGGCCATCTTGTAATGGCAGAAGCGAAAAAATACAATGCCCCGATCTTACCGGTGGACAGTGAGCATTCAGCTATTTTCCAATCGATGAATGGCGAAAACAAAAAGCGTATCGAGCGCATTATTTTAACGGCATCCGGTGGTTCATTCCGCGATAGAACAAGGGATGAGCTAGTAGGTGTAACAGTTAAAGACGCTCTAAATCATCCGAACTGGTCAATGGGAGCCAAAATTACGATTGACTCAGCAACCATGATGAATAAAGGGCTTGAAGTTATTGAGGCACATGTACTGTTTGATATGCCTTATGACAACATCGACGTATTGCTGCACCGTGAAAGCATCATTCACTCGATGGTGGAATATGAAGATACAAGTGTCATCGCACAGCTCGGTACGCCGGATATGCGTGTACCGATTCAATATGCACTTAGCTACCCGGACCGTTTACCGCTAGCAAATGGCCAACGTTTAAATTTGGCCCAAATTGGACAGCTTCATTTTAAGGAAGTGGATTTTGACCGTTTCCGCGCATTAAAGCTTGCTTATGATGCAGGACGTATGGGCGGGACAATCTTAACGGCAATGAACGCGGCAAACGAAGCAGCCGTTGCATTGTTTTTACAAGAAAAAATTACTTTTTTAGAAATTGAAGAATGTATTGAGCGAATTATGAATAGTCATAACAATATCGCTTTGCCAGATTTAGCAACTATTTTACATGTAGACAGTGAAACGAGAAAAACAGTCGCAAGCATGGTAAAATAGTAAAGTGTGAAAAACGGACGTGAAGAACGAAAAGGAGGACATCCCTTTTTGTACAAGCAGTGCCTTTTTTCAAGAGCTTGATTGCTAGAAAAGATTGAGCGAAATAATATTCGGCTCAGTTCCAATGAAGGTGGGAGATTATGCAAACAGTTATAGCCTTTATTTTAATTTTTGGCTCACTCGTTTTTTTCCATGAGCTAGGTCACTTCTTATTTGCAAAGAAAGCAGGCATTATGGTGCGTGAATTTGCGATTGGTATGGGACCGAAGATTTTTGGGATGACGAAAGGTGAAACAGTCTATACGCTACGATTATTACCGATTGGCGGTTATGTAAGAATGGCCGGCGAAGATACCGATACGGTAGAACTGCAGCCTGGTTACCGCGTAGCTTTAATAACGAACGAAGAAAATATTGTAGAAAAAATCATTCTCAACCAAAAAACACATTACCAAAACGTCATCTTTTTAGAAGTAGAGCGTGCGGATTTAGAACGTGAACTTTGGATTGAAGGTTACGATGAGGATGACCAGTTCATTCGCTACAATGTATCACGTACAGCAAGCATCGTTGAAAATGGTACGGAGCAGATGATTGCGCCGCTTGATCGCCAATTTAATTCGAAATCTGTTGGCGCTCGTGCGATGGCGATTTTCGCAGGTCCATTATTCAACTTTATTTTAGCGTTTTTCATCTTCCTGATAATCGGGCTTATTCAAGGGATTCCTTCAGATGAACCGATTATTGCCGAAGTTGTGGACGATTCTGTTGCGAGCAGTGCTGGATTGGTCGATGGCGATAAAGTTGTCAAGGTGAACGGACAGTCGATTTCAACTTGGGAGCAATTATCAGAACAAATTTTCAATAACCCGAACAAAGCCGTAACATTCGAAGTTGAACGTGAAACGGGCAATGAAATAATTGAACTTACACCGAAAGCTGTGGAACAAGAAGGTGGCCAACCGTACGGACAAATCGGTGTTATGCGCTCCATTGAAAAAAATCCAATACAAGCCGTAGTGTATGGTGTGGAAGAAACGTATAACATGATTATTACGATCGGAACACTTGTCGGAAAACTGGTTACCGGCCAATTCTCGATTGATGCATTATCAGGCCCGGTAGGAATTTATAAAACAACTGAAACAGTTGTCACTTTCGGTTTATATAATATTCTATACTTTGCGGCAATGCTGAGCGTCAACTTAGGGATTATGAACTTGTTACCATTACCAGCACTTGATGGTGGCCGTTTACTTTTCTTCGCTGTGGAAGCAGTAAGAGGAAAACCGATCGACCGCCAAAAAGAAGGTATGG is from Solibacillus isronensis and encodes:
- a CDS encoding chemotaxis protein CheC, translated to MNFSEKITLLHLDVLKEIGNIGAAHAATALSNLLGKKIDMRVPDVKMASFNEMMELAGGSENAVVGIYLRIEGDAQGSMFFILPIEQANRFIRSLIHDESFDFHTPPYSEIGLSAMQEMGNILSGSYLSALSDFTGLKIYPTVPGLSVDMFGAIISIGLIELSQVSDTVIVINTSIYEEVMSDDDAVKGQFFLLPEPDSFEAIFKALGVPTT
- the tsf gene encoding translation elongation factor Ts; protein product: MANITAQLVKELREKTGAGMMDCKKALVSTEGDIDAAIDFLREKGLAAAGKKADRIAAEGTTYILENGNEAILLEVNAETDFVAKNDKFQILVSSLAEQLLSAKPESVEAALELEKDGVKIADQISTATATIGEKISLRRFEIKTKTDADAFGSYLHMGGRIGVLVVLEGSTDAAAAKDIAMHIAAINPTYISRDEVSADEVERERKVLTEQALNEGKPENIVAKMVEGRLGKYFEDVCLLDQAFVKNSDQKVRDFVNSLNATVTSFTRYAVGEGIEKREDNFAEEVMSQVKGN
- the rpsB gene encoding 30S ribosomal protein S2 is translated as MSVISMKQLLEAGVHFGHQTRRWNPKMKKYIFVERNGIYIIDLQKTVKKLEEAYDFMRQVGQDGGKVLFVGTKKQAQEAIKEEAERSGNYYINQRWLGGTLTNFGTIQKRVQRMKDIEKMEEDGTFAVLPKKEVIQLKKEHERLVKFLGGIRDMKAIPDVMFVVDPRKERIAVAEAIKLNIPLVGIVDTNCDPDEIDYVIPANDDAIRAVKLLTAKMADALLEAKQGEEEAPAVEEATAE
- a CDS encoding multidrug transporter → MFGSIFYNFWAALLSFAVYFIAAIQNPYAMPLPTIGIALVIAVIAFGLMFLIRYFLGYVFYTPEAPVLSQSEEELPVVAEKTDKTKTVPQGDHTTMEVEDENTEEIAQVVRSMLQSDESLTR
- a CDS encoding RNA polymerase subunit sigma; protein product: MSLKGLELQIAIPKTFEAGKIADQRQQNTILQQMHANEALNRELERKQLSVNETEHLNAVNDKDQEKASQNGEEPMQEHKKNKEQLDQKVQHPFKGNLFDFSG
- the dxr gene encoding 1-deoxy-D-xylulose-5-phosphate reductoisomerase, encoding MKKISLLGATGSIGWQTFDILLANPNEFKLVAFSAGQNIEKSREIIKKLQPELVSMQTEEAAGALQKEFPHVSFTYGEKGLVDVATHPDSTVLINAVLGSVGLESTLAAIRMGKTIAIANKETLVTAGHLVMAEAKKYNAPILPVDSEHSAIFQSMNGENKKRIERIILTASGGSFRDRTRDELVGVTVKDALNHPNWSMGAKITIDSATMMNKGLEVIEAHVLFDMPYDNIDVLLHRESIIHSMVEYEDTSVIAQLGTPDMRVPIQYALSYPDRLPLANGQRLNLAQIGQLHFKEVDFDRFRALKLAYDAGRMGGTILTAMNAANEAAVALFLQEKITFLEIEECIERIMNSHNNIALPDLATILHVDSETRKTVASMVK
- the pyrH gene encoding UMP kinase, giving the protein MGVSEYKRVVIKLSGEALAGELGFGFSPDVIKSIAAEIKEVIDLGVEVALVVGGGNIWRGKIGAEMGMERANADYMGMLGTVMNALALQDSLENLGVPTRVQSSIVMTQVAEPYIRRKAVRHLEKARVVIFAAGTGNPYFSTDTTAALRAAEINADAILMAKNNVDGVYSADPKLDSEAVKYDTLTYLDVIQQGLQVMDSTASTLCMDNDIKLVVFNLSEPGNIKRAALGEKIGTVVRRDA
- a CDS encoding phosphatidate cytidylyltransferase, which encodes MKQRIITGVIAAALFIPFVIYGGTPFAILMSIIAIIGFYELLKMKGISIASVPGIIGTLALLVLVVPNDWSLNIAEFFQYDSILMIVYGIAILLLIYIVLVKNKMTFDEIGFILLGALYVGLGFHYFIETRFIGLEYVVFVLLVVWTTDSGAYFVGRKLGKNKLWPEISPKKTVEGFVGGIVIAVIFAIAMQLIYPFASSWLQLIVVTIIASIIGQMGDLVESAIKRHYGVKDSGNILPGHGGILDRFDSLLFVVPLLHFLHFFS
- a CDS encoding chemotaxis protein CheD; translation: MIVTHSSEVIKVGIAQMDIVKVPKTIRTSGLGSCVGAVIYDDSKKVAGMVHVMLPDSSLNRTATMNAAKFADTGIAALVDLLKQEGAQRFKLKAKIAGGAQMFQFTADKDSMRIGPRNVEAVKAQLKELGIPLIAEDTGGNSGRTIEFNPETCMLQVRTVNKGVSEI
- a CDS encoding FliA/WhiG family RNA polymerase sigma factor, with amino-acid sequence MTEQRHRDEQSLWVRWTKNRDPEAGDLLIKKFKPLVSYHVQRIAVGLPKNISRDDLMSLGMMGLFDALNKFDINRDLKFDTYASFRVRGAILDGLRKEDWLPRSAREKAKKLESQIESLEQKLMRHATPEEVAAHMNLPVEEVYQTFQEHFFSNVLSINEQLDQEESEGKSFVIRDDNTKTPEQQTVHVELLGDLAENIKKLNEKEQLVISLFYSEELTLTEIGEILELSTSRISQIHSKALFKLRKLLSSEMINT
- the frr gene encoding ribosome recycling factor, which encodes MTQQVLNQAKEKMTKSINAFSRELASIRAGVANASLLDRITVDYYGSPTPINQMAGISVPEARLLVIQPYDKSILGEIEKAIMRSDIGITPTNDGNVIRLAVPALTEERRKELVKQVKKESEDAKVAVRNVRRDANDDLKKLEKNGEITEDELRGFNDDIQKLTDSSIVKIEELVKEKEKEILTV
- the rseP gene encoding RIP metalloprotease RseP, with the translated sequence MQTVIAFILIFGSLVFFHELGHFLFAKKAGIMVREFAIGMGPKIFGMTKGETVYTLRLLPIGGYVRMAGEDTDTVELQPGYRVALITNEENIVEKIILNQKTHYQNVIFLEVERADLERELWIEGYDEDDQFIRYNVSRTASIVENGTEQMIAPLDRQFNSKSVGARAMAIFAGPLFNFILAFFIFLIIGLIQGIPSDEPIIAEVVDDSVASSAGLVDGDKVVKVNGQSISTWEQLSEQIFNNPNKAVTFEVERETGNEIIELTPKAVEQEGGQPYGQIGVMRSIEKNPIQAVVYGVEETYNMIITIGTLVGKLVTGQFSIDALSGPVGIYKTTETVVTFGLYNILYFAAMLSVNLGIMNLLPLPALDGGRLLFFAVEAVRGKPIDRQKEGMVHFVGILLLMILMVVVTWNDIQRFFF
- a CDS encoding isoprenyl transferase, giving the protein MFKKLFGKNTNKEQSFGSENVDLVKGEDIPTHIAIIMDGNGRWAKKRSMPRVAGHHEGMKNVRKITRCACDLGVEVLTLYAFSTENWKRPKSEVEFLMRLPEQFLNSFLPELMERNIKVEMIGVMDSLPDYTQSALRKAMEATAGNTGLVLNFAMNYGGRAEIVMAMQQLLKEVEAGNLTIDELNEQHISQYVMTAHLPEPDLLIRTSGEVRISNFMLWQLAYTEFWFTDTHWPDFDEACLKEAISVYQNRNRRYGGLKGEGTN